Proteins from a single region of Streptomyces spectabilis:
- a CDS encoding SDR family oxidoreductase, with the protein MSDDDTTATGSRAGGGPTCLVTGASGYIGGRLVPELLAAGHRVRCLARTPHKLRDHPWADRVQVVRGDVTDPASVAEAMRGVDVAYYLVHSLGTGRGFEETDRRAARVFGEQARRAGVGRIVYLGGLTPGTVPERELSAHLRSRAEVGRVLLDSGVPTAVLRAAVIIGSGSASFEMLRYLSERLPVMVTPRWVRTRIQPIAVRDVLRLLVGCADLPADVSRAFDIGGPEVLTYLDMMRRYTAVAGLPRRLILPVPLLTPGLSSHWVGLVTPVPSRIARPLTESLRHEVVCAENDIARYVSAPAGHPIGFDRAVALALQRVREAEVTTRWSSASVPGAPSDPLPTDPDWAGGSLYTDVRERETEVAPEALWDVIEGIGGENGWYSFPLAWAVRGWLDRLVGGVGLRRGRRDARRLRVGDSLDFWRVEEIERGRLLRLRAEMRLPGLAWLEMRVDDDGAGDVRYRQRALFHPHGLLGQLYWWSVSPFHAVVFGGMARNIVRAAERATPPPAGGGAHRPDAAPQDPGATAAHPRSGLRRKT; encoded by the coding sequence GGTACATCGGGGGGCGGCTCGTCCCGGAGCTGCTCGCCGCGGGCCACCGGGTGCGCTGTCTGGCCCGTACCCCGCACAAGCTGCGTGACCATCCGTGGGCCGACCGCGTGCAGGTGGTGCGGGGCGACGTCACGGATCCCGCGTCGGTCGCGGAGGCCATGCGCGGCGTGGACGTGGCCTACTACCTGGTGCACTCCCTCGGCACCGGGCGCGGCTTCGAGGAGACCGACCGGCGCGCGGCCCGCGTCTTCGGGGAGCAGGCCCGCCGTGCCGGGGTCGGCCGGATCGTCTACCTGGGCGGTCTGACCCCGGGGACGGTGCCCGAGCGGGAGCTGTCGGCGCATCTGCGCTCCCGCGCGGAGGTCGGGCGCGTGCTGCTCGACTCGGGTGTCCCGACGGCCGTGCTGCGCGCCGCCGTGATCATCGGCTCCGGCTCGGCCAGCTTCGAGATGCTGCGCTACCTCTCCGAACGGCTGCCGGTGATGGTCACCCCGCGCTGGGTGCGCACCAGGATCCAGCCGATCGCGGTGCGCGACGTGCTGCGTCTGCTGGTCGGCTGCGCGGACCTGCCCGCCGATGTCAGCCGCGCCTTCGACATCGGCGGTCCCGAGGTGCTCACCTACCTCGACATGATGCGGCGCTACACCGCCGTCGCCGGTCTCCCCCGGCGCCTCATCCTGCCCGTGCCCCTCCTGACGCCCGGCCTGTCCAGCCACTGGGTGGGCCTCGTGACGCCCGTGCCGTCCCGGATCGCCCGCCCGCTGACGGAGTCCCTGCGGCACGAGGTGGTGTGCGCCGAGAACGACATCGCGCGGTACGTGTCCGCGCCCGCGGGACATCCCATCGGATTCGACCGCGCCGTCGCCCTCGCGCTGCAGCGCGTCCGCGAGGCCGAGGTCACCACGCGCTGGTCGTCGGCCTCCGTGCCCGGGGCGCCCAGCGACCCGCTCCCCACCGACCCCGACTGGGCGGGCGGCAGCCTCTACACCGACGTGCGCGAACGGGAGACCGAGGTCGCGCCGGAGGCCCTGTGGGACGTCATCGAGGGCATCGGCGGCGAGAACGGCTGGTACTCCTTCCCGCTGGCGTGGGCGGTGCGCGGCTGGCTCGACCGGCTGGTGGGCGGTGTCGGCCTGCGCCGGGGCCGCCGTGACGCGCGACGGCTCAGGGTCGGCGACTCCCTGGACTTCTGGCGGGTGGAGGAGATCGAACGCGGGCGGCTGCTGCGGCTCCGCGCCGAGATGCGCCTCCCGGGCCTCGCCTGGCTGGAGATGCGGGTGGACGACGACGGGGCCGGGGACGTGCGCTACCGGCAGCGTGCCCTGTTCCATCCGCACGGTCTGCTGGGTCAGCTCTACTGGTGGAGCGTCTCGCCCTTCCACGCGGTCGTCTTCGGCGGCATGGCCCGCAACATCGTCCGCGCGGCCGAGCGCGCGACTCCCCCGCCGGCCGGCGGCGGTGCCCACCGCCCGGACGCGGCACCACAGGACCCAGGCGCCACGGCAGCGCATCCGCGGAGCGGTCTCCGGCGGAAGACCTGA
- a CDS encoding cryptochrome/photolyase family protein has translation MHVSVVLFTSDLRLTDHPPLRAALDAADAVVPLFVRDRAVEATGFAAPNRNAFLDDCLADLDSGLRERGGRLVVRSGDLVAEVCRVVTEADADEVHMSAGHTRFATVREERLRSALEAAGRRLFVHDAVTVAVPPGTVTPASSDHFAVFTPYYRQWAQVPLRPAFGTPRRVSVPEEVGGEKVSAHGGSSEVSPALPPGGESAARGRVTAYWRRGLGAYEDTRDDLAADATSRFSPHLHFGTLSPVELVRRARRHGGPGAEAFVRQLAWRDFHRQVLAARPDAARADYRTKHDRWRTERTAAEDIEAWRTGRTGYPLIDAAMRQLRHEGWMHNRARLLTASFLAKTLYVDWRIGAAHFLHWLVDGDVANNQLNWQWMAGTGTDTRPNRVLNPVTQAKKYDPEGTYVRRWVPELAGVDAPLVHEPWKLPGLDRAALDYPDPVIELSDGLDRFRHARGKQP, from the coding sequence ATGCACGTCTCGGTCGTCCTGTTCACCTCCGACCTGCGCCTGACCGACCATCCGCCGCTGCGGGCGGCCCTGGACGCGGCGGACGCCGTCGTACCGCTGTTCGTACGGGACCGCGCCGTCGAGGCGACCGGGTTCGCCGCGCCCAACCGCAACGCCTTCCTGGACGACTGCCTGGCCGATCTGGACTCCGGGCTGCGCGAGCGGGGCGGGCGGCTCGTGGTGCGCTCCGGCGACCTGGTGGCGGAGGTGTGCCGGGTGGTGACCGAGGCGGACGCCGACGAGGTGCACATGTCGGCGGGGCACACCCGGTTCGCCACCGTCCGGGAGGAGCGGCTGCGCTCCGCCCTGGAGGCGGCGGGGCGCCGCCTCTTCGTGCACGACGCGGTGACCGTCGCCGTACCGCCCGGCACGGTGACCCCCGCGTCCTCCGACCACTTCGCCGTCTTCACGCCGTACTACCGGCAGTGGGCGCAGGTGCCGCTGCGCCCGGCCTTCGGCACCCCGCGCCGGGTGTCCGTACCGGAGGAGGTGGGGGGCGAGAAGGTGTCCGCGCACGGCGGGAGTTCCGAGGTGTCACCCGCGCTGCCGCCCGGCGGGGAGAGCGCGGCCCGCGGCCGGGTGACCGCGTACTGGCGCCGTGGTCTGGGCGCTTATGAGGACACCCGCGACGACCTGGCCGCCGACGCCACCTCGCGCTTCTCGCCCCATCTGCACTTCGGCACGCTGTCCCCGGTGGAGCTGGTGCGGCGCGCGCGCCGCCACGGCGGTCCCGGCGCCGAGGCGTTCGTCCGGCAGCTCGCCTGGCGCGACTTCCACCGCCAGGTCCTCGCCGCCCGGCCGGACGCCGCCCGCGCCGACTACCGCACCAAGCACGACCGCTGGCGCACGGAGCGCACCGCCGCCGAGGACATCGAGGCCTGGCGCACGGGCCGCACCGGCTATCCGCTCATCGACGCGGCCATGCGGCAACTGCGCCACGAGGGCTGGATGCACAACCGCGCCCGGCTGCTCACGGCGAGCTTCCTGGCCAAGACCCTGTACGTCGACTGGCGGATCGGCGCCGCCCACTTCCTGCACTGGCTGGTGGACGGCGACGTGGCCAACAACCAGCTCAACTGGCAGTGGATGGCGGGCACCGGCACCGACACCCGCCCCAACCGGGTGCTCAACCCGGTCACCCAGGCCAAGAAGTACGACCCGGAGGGCACGTACGTGCGCCGCTGGGTCCCCGAACTCGCCGGTGTCGACGCTCCGTTGGTGCACGAGCCGTGGAAGCTGCCCGGCCTCGACCGCGCGGCCCTCGACTACCCCGACCCCGTCATCGAGCTGTCCGACGGGCTCGACCGCTTCCGGCACGCCCGCGGCAAGCAGCCGTAG